Genomic DNA from Xiphophorus couchianus chromosome 12, X_couchianus-1.0, whole genome shotgun sequence:
ccgctacaggagatccttcctgcgcCTACAACAGCTCTTTGAAGGAAGCTGTATCAAGTGCAAACTGATCACACAGGAGTAATCACACTAACAGTGATTCAAAAGTATTTCTATTGGTGGTTGAgcctaatttctgtttttatctcctTGTGCAATAgaattgtgtatttttgcttttgagTTTATGTTCGTGTCTTCAACAGGGTTACTGCAAATATTCCGTTTTATTCTACGGATTCTACAACAACGAACGAAGCATCGGGCTTCTGCAGTTCAAACTCCCTCTGTCGTACCTCCTCACGAGTGTCGGCATTTTCGGATACAGCTTGTTGGTTGTCATCAGAACGTATGCAAAAGATCAACATGCAGGACTACCATTGTTAGGAGTGCAGATGAAGGGGATGGCTTACGGCTGCTATTTTCTCAGGATGGCTCGTAACGCGAACGAAGGAGGAGACGGGGGAGATGAGGGAGAATTCATCTTCAGCTGGAAAATGTTCACCAGCTGGGACTATCTGATAGGAAACCCTGAGACTGCGGACAACAAGTACGCCTCCATTACTACCAGCTTCAAGGTTAGCAGCTGTGTCTGTTTATGTGCTTAGGTCTGTATAATTTTCAGAATGATATCTTCATATTAAGCGTTGGAACATGAAAAATCATCAAGACCTTAAATTTGGATTACCAAATTAAGAGATTTCAACATGCCAAAGTGTCGAGATGTGTAGTTCAACATGATGTTTTAGGTAGGAGACAGGTTACTGTATATTTGACGCCACTTATCTGTTTTGTAGGAATCTATTGTAGACGAACAGGAGAACCAGAAAGATGAGAACATCCACCTCCGACGTTTCCTCAGGATTTTTGCAAACCTCCTAATCCTCTGCAGCCTTGGTGGCAGCGGGTATCTCATCTACTATGTGGTGAAACGGTCTCAAGATTTTGCTAAGATGGACCCCAAAACACTCACATGGTTTGAAAACAATGAGGCAAGTCTGTTCCAAAGATGGAACGCGAGAGTAGCAAAGGAGATCAGTAATTAACCTCTCTCCTCCGGTGTATCAGGTGGAGTTTGTGATGTCACTGCTGGGGCTTGTGTGTCCTCCTCTATTTGAAACCATTGCAGAGTTGGAGGACTACCATCCTCGTATTGCACTGAAATGGCAACTGGGACGCATCTTCGCCCTCTTCCTTGGAAATCTTTACACGTTTCTCTTTGCTCTCTTTGATGAGGTTAATGAAAAGGTATGTCATACAAAAGACACCAGAATTCATATAGAATGATTTTTCCACTAATCATTATAAATTCactacaacagaaaaataaaacacttctgcaatgtgtgcaaatattttcaaactagATTTTTAGAtgcagtttttctgtatttaactgAAATACTTAGTAATTTGGCGTGGATAGTATGTTCAGCTTGATGTGGAGTTCTAGTTTTTCatcacaactttgtgttggtatatTACATACaatccccccaaaaatacaTGGACACACATTACAGCGTTTCTTTAGCTATACAGTGGTGCCACTCTGACCTTTGACATGGTGTCTTTAAAGAATTACATATGTGTCACATTAAATAAGCAAAATGCTACAGTACATATTGAAAAATGAAATTGGGAGGACAGTTTTAAATGTAGAATAGCAACTTTCTAACCAGTATAATTAGTGTTAGCATTTTCCcattaacaaaaattaaacctttaaaacatcagttttgtttacataatGCTATCACACACATGAAGTTTGTTTTAGAAATCACATTAagcttgcaaaagaaaaaaaaaagtttagcaaGCCATTTAATTCATTACACCACATGAATTTGCACTGTGTGAACTAAGCTActaaaaattgtttgttttggttgcatttttaGCTGGAAACTGAAAAATCCATCAAGAACGCCACTGAATGGACTTTACATCAATACTACGCCAACTACAGCTCGTTCTACAACACCACAAATGTGCCTCCTCCGACTGTGGCCCCCGCTGATGTCATCAGGGGCCCCTGCTGGGAGACTGGAGTTGGAAGAGTCAGCACTGATGTTATGCATTGTTCAATATTGATTTGAAGGCACGGACAAATGCCCGTGCTTTCTCATAAGTATGACTTACTGTGGATCTGATAATATTTGTTACTCTAtgcttttgcctttttttcttctgcaggaaTTTGTGAAGCTAATTGTCTCAGATGTGCAGGTTACCTTTTTGACTATTCTGGTCGGTGACTTTCTACGTGCTTTCATTGTCCGCTTTCTCAATTACTGCTGGTGCTGGGACCTGGAGGCCGGATTTGTGAGTATTCATATGTGTCGCTACGTCAACATGCCTTTTCATTTTAGCTTGTTTAGCTAACCAAAAAGgaagtttgtttacatttgttccTGCGTACTCATCTCCATTTGCATTCTTTTCATGCAGGAGTCAGTACAACTTTCCTCAGTTAAATAGTTGTGATTGTAAAACACAGTAAACATGGCAAAGTTTGCATTAGCTTAAAGTGAACCTGATCTACAAAGTGAGGTCTGGCAAGACAGGCGATCCTAAGCTTTAGGGGTAACATGAGATTGAAATGAGATCTTAATTACAGAGGGGGAGATGAATGGAGGGAGACAGAGACCATGTAACAAAGGAGCAGCAAATACAAAGTGTATTGACctgctgttttttaatttaggtCGATGTATTAATCTTGCTGTTGTGTTCATTCTAGCCTTCATATGGAGAGTTTGACATCAGCGGAAATGTCCTAGGGCTTGTATTTAATCAAGGAATGATATGGTAAATTCAATTAATCAATATATTAGGATGAGAtcaatttgtttatatttgggAGTGCATACTTCCTTGGACTTCCTTGCTGTTTATACTGTTGCCTGTCAAAAACCCcacaatgttaaatatttattctgaacTTGccttatttaaattaataattagttTGGTGTAAGCTGATAAACTCTTATTAAAATAGTGTGTCTACATTTGCTGTCATCCACAGGATGGGCGCATTTTATGCTCCTGGTCTAGTGGGCATGAACGTCCTGCGCCTCTTGACCTCTATGTATTTTCAGTCCTGGGCAGTGATGGCTTGCAACGTTCCTCATGAGCGAGTCTTCAAAGCCTCACGGTCCAACAACTTCTACATGGGCCTGTTGCTGCTGGTGCTGTTTCTtagtctgcttcctgttgtGTACTCCATGATGACTCTGTCGCCATCCTTTGACTGTGGACCTTTCAGGTAAGTAGATGTGTAGGGCAGTGGATAGAAATTAAATACAAGTTACATCTGTGATTATAGTTTTGCGAGTTACTAGCAGTCTGTTAAGGAAACAGTTTCGGTTATTTGCACTTTCCTGACAGTTTATTAGATACCCCTGTTTGATTTTTCACTCAAATAGTGAATCAGCCAACACCTagctaaagtttaaaaagagcgtcaaaaagaagggaaaatgtGATTTAAGTAAGAAGCAGTtccttgttctacgctttgccACGCTTCAGCCTTTGGGAGCAGcaaatctgaattttgagtAAATCAGGAAGCAATGATAGTAATTTACAGTAATCCTAAACTTTCCCACTTaggtaatattttttatttttttgctcacTTAACTGAGACATTGATCTAAAGAGCAGTTAAACCATTGTACCCTATTTCATGTCTTTCTCCAGTGGCCAAGAGAAGATGTATGATGTGGTAATAGACACTATAAAGGGTATGCCAGCTTTTATTgggaacatttttacatatgtCAGCAACCCTGGGCTCATCATGCCTGCAATCCTTCTTATGATGTAAGTAAACTTTGAATACAAATGGAATgctgttttctgtctctctaATACATATAATTTGGGATACTTTAATTTTGCACATATGATCTGACACTGATGAACTGGAAAAATACAGGCTTAGGGAAAACAATACAATTTGAAAAATTACCTCTGTGCCTATTTTTGTGATCACAGTGTAAATTATCTATAACTTTAGGCTAGCATGTTATTTGCAACAATCTTTAGCTTAAAAACTTTTACTGCTTCACAGACTGGCCATCTACTATTTGAACACAGTGTCAAAAGCATATCAACAAGCAAATACTGACCTGAAAAAGAAGATGCAGATGGTGAGTATTAGTGGGCTcttgtttacttttttcctAACGTGTTTTGTCCTGCCATCAGCATTGTTGTCTGCTAAACTGGTTAAAATTTCAGGCTCGAGATGATGAGAAGAATCGCAGGAACAACAAGGACAGCACCAATCAAATGATGAAAGACTTGGAAGACCTACTGCCGAACAAATCTCTTGCGCCGACTCCTGTTGAGGAGGAGAAACCGCTTGGTACACTGAACTTTTTAATGTGCATACGTATTGCATATATTCGGATGTATTTACcttgttcttgtattatttgTCTTTCCAGATATTGTAATTGATAAGACTAGAACAACTAGAACAAAGCCAGGCACGGCAGGGAAAGGAGTATTAGTGCAAAAGGAGGATTCACTGGCTGCCCAGAACCCCAGGCGCCCCGTGACCCGGGCCCCAGGGCCAAGAGGGGGCCCCCCTGGAAACATGAGGTCACCTCAGCCTGAGCCTGGAAGAGGCAGAGGACAGGGTGCGGCTCAAAGAAGatgaacaacaaaagaaaatttaaatggcTCACCACAAATAACAACCAATGGTAACATCACTTTCACGGTCACCAGAGGGAACTGTTGTGTTATTTGAGTGatatacttttttattaaatacaaacttttgtacatttgtaaatTGTAGAAGTATTGGTTTAACgtatgcaataaaaataaaatataacaattcaTCATACTGACTTAGATATTGTTAGTGGGCTGTTACTACCAGGTAGATTTCAAAAATGCAATGGAAACATGATCTGCTGAATTATACCAAAgcaatgaatgaaagaaatgatagaaaaataaatgcaaaaagtgGATGCATTCTGCCCTCCTCGTCAACTTAATGTTGTTATCGTTTGTCTAGTTCTTGATAAACGTGTTACTATCTGCTGTATTTTGTCCTGTTTCTTATCCCTGTTTCTGATCTGTTTCACCATTTGGTTTGCTTTGTCACTTGTCATTGTCCCAAATGTCTTCGGTTACTCTTATCTTGTTTCCTGCTCATCAGTAACCTGCTTTCACCTGATGAGTCTTGTTAGCATACATGACTCTCAAAAGTTTATACACATCTCTGTTAAAATCCCAAGTtactgtgataaaaaaaaattaaggctgcgataaattatttcaaagtttttccacatttaatgtAGCGATTATTTTAcaattcaacagaaaaacaaacacatgctgCAATACCTTGGTTATATAACTCTgcaatattaaattaatatttggcTGAAGCACCACTTTATTGAATCTCAGCATCTAGTTTTGTTTGGTACACATCTAAAATCACTTAGTGAATattagcataaaataaaactcagttgCTCTATAAGACTATTGTAATATTTGCTCAACTGTACGTCTTTAGACAAAACCATAAAGGATCTCaagaaaaacttaatttttctccaaagatttattaaaaacacaacacagaaactGTAGCAGAAGATTCCCAAGATGTGAACAGGCTAAATGGAGTGGGTTATTGTTAGCCAACATAGTGTAAGCCAACACAGTACATGTATCATGTTAGCTAATATTGGAATTTTAGACAATTTTACCAACAACACGAAAGGAGCTGCAGGACTTTTTACAAGTATTAATTGTTCTAGATGTGACAATGATCTTCTGTATTCTCCATATCTTTGGATTGTGGAGTTTGAGTGAAGCTTTTTACTCCAAATGAAATCAGAGATTTT
This window encodes:
- the tmc2b gene encoding transmembrane channel-like protein 2-B isoform X2; the encoded protein is MPPKRRNNDIVDVENVGMDVDAEPDSDSEEEARKKSRNRRAKLQRKAKHVSEDEDEEDEDEAPRRRGRRKLTKTDDDDDEEDKTPQRRGRRKTTKPQDSDEDDDGEKRKAAARKGTRASRKKASKEQSDEESEEDKGRGKKSGRAVSEKEKEEQNNDKKGNKKGKDEENKDKKKKNKKTSSSSSSSSSSDPDEESLSEGEIAALKEQVEEKKKLIATLRNKPWRMKKRLLLLKEAQDFVEKFEGALGKGKGRRLYAFKVMMTKKLIKFNRDFENFKTACIPWERKIKEVESHFGSSVASYFLFLRWMYGLNLVLFGFMFGLVVIPEVLMGLPYGSIPRKTVPRDEQDTAMDFSVLFDFGGYCKYSVLFYGFYNNERSIGLLQFKLPLSYLLTSVGIFGYSLLVVIRTMARNANEGGDGGDEGEFIFSWKMFTSWDYLIGNPETADNKYASITTSFKESIVDEQENQKDENIHLRRFLRIFANLLILCSLGGSGYLIYYVVKRSQDFAKMDPKTLTWFENNEVEFVMSLLGLVCPPLFETIAELEDYHPRIALKWQLGRIFALFLGNLYTFLFALFDEVNEKLETEKSIKNATEWTLHQYYANYSSFYNTTNVPPPTVAPADVIRGPCWETGVGREFVKLIVSDVQVTFLTILVGDFLRAFIVRFLNYCWCWDLEAGFPSYGEFDISGNVLGLVFNQGMIWMGAFYAPGLVGMNVLRLLTSMYFQSWAVMACNVPHERVFKASRSNNFYMGLLLLVLFLSLLPVVYSMMTLSPSFDCGPFSGQEKMYDVVIDTIKGMPAFIGNIFTYVSNPGLIMPAILLMILAIYYLNTVSKAYQQANTDLKKKMQMARDDEKNRRNNKDSTNQMMKDLEDLLPNKSLAPTPVEEEKPLDIVIDKTRTTRTKPGTAGKGVLVQKEDSLAAQNPRRPVTRAPGPRGGPPGNMRSPQPEPGRGRGQGAAQRR
- the tmc2b gene encoding transmembrane channel-like protein 2-B isoform X1; this translates as MPPKRRNNDIVDVENVGMDVDAEPDSDSEEEARKKSRNRRAKLQRKAKHVSEDEDEEDEDEAPRRRGRRKLTKTDDDDDEEDKTPQRRGRRKTTKPQDSDEDDDGEKRKAAARKGTRASRKKASKEQSDEESEEDKGRGKKSGRAVSEKEKEEQNNDKKGNKKGKDEENKDKKKKNKKTSSSSSSSSSSSDPDEESLSEGEIAALKEQVEEKKKLIATLRNKPWRMKKRLLLLKEAQDFVEKFEGALGKGKGRRLYAFKVMMTKKLIKFNRDFENFKTACIPWERKIKEVESHFGSSVASYFLFLRWMYGLNLVLFGFMFGLVVIPEVLMGLPYGSIPRKTVPRDEQDTAMDFSVLFDFGGYCKYSVLFYGFYNNERSIGLLQFKLPLSYLLTSVGIFGYSLLVVIRTMARNANEGGDGGDEGEFIFSWKMFTSWDYLIGNPETADNKYASITTSFKESIVDEQENQKDENIHLRRFLRIFANLLILCSLGGSGYLIYYVVKRSQDFAKMDPKTLTWFENNEVEFVMSLLGLVCPPLFETIAELEDYHPRIALKWQLGRIFALFLGNLYTFLFALFDEVNEKLETEKSIKNATEWTLHQYYANYSSFYNTTNVPPPTVAPADVIRGPCWETGVGREFVKLIVSDVQVTFLTILVGDFLRAFIVRFLNYCWCWDLEAGFPSYGEFDISGNVLGLVFNQGMIWMGAFYAPGLVGMNVLRLLTSMYFQSWAVMACNVPHERVFKASRSNNFYMGLLLLVLFLSLLPVVYSMMTLSPSFDCGPFSGQEKMYDVVIDTIKGMPAFIGNIFTYVSNPGLIMPAILLMILAIYYLNTVSKAYQQANTDLKKKMQMARDDEKNRRNNKDSTNQMMKDLEDLLPNKSLAPTPVEEEKPLDIVIDKTRTTRTKPGTAGKGVLVQKEDSLAAQNPRRPVTRAPGPRGGPPGNMRSPQPEPGRGRGQGAAQRR